CACACGATACCAAACAGACCAAGTGATAAAAGCCGCAACAGCGATAGTGATGATGTAAATGAGTAGATCACGACTCAATTCACTGTAGTAAGTACGAATGAGTAAATCAACATTCATAGGTTTCAATCAGTATTTCTGGAAACAGATTTTGTAGCGATGCGATCGCCATTTAATCAACCGCATCGCTGATACTTTGGCTTACCTAAAATTAAGTAACCTATAAAGCAAATCAAACTCAGCCCCAATTAATTCATTGCTTTAAAATCCTCGAATGGTGAAGCTTTTCGGCGACTCTTTGCAGCCGCTACATCACCCATTGGAAACATGCGAGACATCAAGGCATCCCAAGCACGGTCGGGTAAAAGGCGGCGAACCAAGGAGAAGATTTTTCCACTCAATCCCACTTGGTAACGAGTACGAGGACGACGAACAATAGCAGCTTCGACAATTACCTTAGCCACATCTGTTGGAGTTAGAATGCCCCAAGCATTACCAGCAAACATTTGTGCAATCTGCGCCTCAATGTTCTGCTTGAGTACTGCATACGGGCTATCACTTCCCCTTCGTGGCATAGAGACATAGAGTTTTTCTACAAATGGGGTACGGACTCCTGTTGGTTGAATTAAGACCACATCCACTCCAAAAGGTTTAACCTCATAACGTAGGGCATCCGTGAAGGATTCAACCGCATACTTGCTGGCATGATAAGCGCCATTACCAGGGGTTGTGAATGTACCCCCTATGGAGCCAACATTGATAATCCGTCCATATCCTTGCTCTCGCATTTCCGGCAGTACGAGTTGACACATCCGCAGTAAGCCAAACACGTTGGTTTCAAACTGGCGGCGCACATCTTCCATTGTCAACTCCTCTAAGGGGCCAATCTGGTTATAGCCAGCATTGTTAATCAAAACAGAAATAGCACCGTGCTTGGCTTCTATGGTTTGCACAGTAGCCAGCATGGATGCTTCATCTGTGATATCCAATGGAAGAATGTAGCAACCTTTTGCAGCCAAATCGCCCAATGCTAGAAGATTTCGGGCTGTGGCATAAGTCGTAAATCCGGCTGATGCCAATGCAGTGGCTGTCACTTTACCAATTCCAGAGGAGGCTCCTGTAACCAATGCAACTCTATATGGTGCTGCAATCATTGCTGTAACCCTCTTTTGTAGTTTAATAACTAGATCAAGTATTTACTTAAAATTAAGTAAGTAAATAGACAAAAAAATTAACGACGGCGCATTCCATCCAGCAGTATGTCAATCACATCCTGAGCTAAAACTTGCTTAGGGATGTTCTTGTATCGGTGCATATCATGCACTGTATCAATTAGGGATAGAAAAACGGTAGCCATAAGTTTGGCATCAACCAAGCGAATCTCTCCTCGCTCGTAAGCTTGTGTCAGAACTTGCCCTATTGGCTCTACCAGAGATGAATTTCCCAACTCATGAAGAGCGTGAGCATGTTCTGGAGACAGAGCAGGTAGATCCGATCGCGCCAGTCGAGTCATGTCGAGTGGAGGTTGTGAAAGTAGCCACTCTGCCATTTTGTTCAGTTGGCTAGATAAGTGGGGTTCGGCTTGTAAAATGGCACGATTCAGTCCTTGACCGTGACGCAGAAAACTGCGCTTAATCACCTCAAAGAATAACTGCTCTTTACCTTCGGGAAAATGATAGTAAAGTGCAGCCTGACGCACTTCAAACGCTTCTGCAATATCTCTCAAGGTGACTGCTGTGTAGCCTCGCTCACTAAATAAAGCTTCAGCCAGTTGCAGTACTTGCTCTCTAGATTTTCCAGTATTTGCTTTAGCGTTCACACATTCTCCACTTCAAACAATTAACTTACTTAACTTATAGTAAGTAATATAGCCAAAGCTTCAACAGCCGTCAAGAGAAAGTGCTAAGTTAATCTAGCAATCAGTGCAAATATACTATATTGTTCCCTGGCCCCTACCATATTACCAAGTGAGATTTGTGGCTTTAGTTCGCAACTCAAAAACCAAAGGTTCTTGGCTAACAGAAGAAATGATCACTCCATCTTTACTTTGTGGTATTGATGCTATTTGCTTTTTTATGAGGACAATATCTTGACCAGCAACAGTTATCCAAGCGCAACCTGATAAAACTTCTAATTCATCTACTGATTGCGGTATACGAAAAGATTGATTATAAGTTAAAGTAATTAATCTCGGCCATTCTGCATTTTGCTTTGATTTAAGCAAGTTAGAGATTTTCATTGAATTAACCAAGTGTGGAGGAGTAGTTTAAAGTTACAAGATGAAAGATGTATCAAACTTCCTCCATTTGATTCACCCAATTGGGTGAAGTATAAATGTAATTTCTGGACTGCTATGATTGAGTAATTCTGAAATCTTCAAACACCACCGAGAAACCATCACCCTGTGGTGAAGCACACATTAGTCCTACTTGCACTATTTCTGCAAGGGTGAGATATGCTAGGCGCAACATTTGATAATTCTTTCCATCTAGAGAATACTGTACTTCTACTGTTTCGACACGACGTTCTAGGCGTAACCATAAGGCATTTGATGGTTGTAATAAAGGCACTACTGACCAATCTGAATAATCTCGTGTCACTACAACACTGACATTCTGCACTTCCTCAACATATTCAATGCCACATTTGAGCCAGATATTTTCGTTCTCACGAATCATCAGTCCAGCTTGGTCATATAAAGCCTGATAATTTCCTATAACTTTAACTTCAACTGTGAAATTACCCTTTACCTCCTGATAGTAGAAGTTGCCGTTATCACGGATGAAATTATAGTGAGTCTTTTGCCAAAAATCAGTTTTTGCAGATGCGTTAACACAAATAACTCCTGCCTGTTCATTCCAGGTAGCAGGTTCGTTGTACCATTTCATTTCAGTCATCATTTTTATACTACTTATAACAATAAAATAGCAATTTAATATTTTTTAAAGCTATTCTTGATCATTGTTGTGACGCTCTGCAAAGGCGTTGATTTCGTTGACTAACCATGCTTTTTCGCTGTTGTTCAAGAATAGTCCGAAGTTGATTTTGAGTGGGGCGATCGCTAAAGTACAATACGAGTTAAGATTTTTGATCACAGCAACCTCTTGCTGCATAGGTGTCACACTCGCCTGGAGTTTGGCGTTTTTCTTTGTACGTATTGATGGTAGTTGCAAAGTGAACAGTCCAAAACAGTATGTTAATTGAATCTTCCAAAATGGCTCAATCTCATAACGACTACCGAAGGCGCTACTAAAGAACAAACTTTGAGCAGCATATAGGCAAATAACACAAGCCGAGGGAACAAAGGTAGTCATCAAAATGGCAAGGCGAAATATCCACTCTCTTCCAATGTCAATCTCAGCTTTCGGTTCTAATATCTCAATAATCCAAGCATAAGTAATCCAAAAGATGGGGATACATACAAATATTGGCAATAACCCCAACCACAAACTCTGAGGACTATTGAGGAGTAAGGGAGGTATATCAATAGTCATTTTGTTAGTTGTGGTGGTTAATTTAATTTTGCTTTGTTTGGGTCGTTTATAAGTGCTTGCACGGGGTGGGAGTGGTTGCTTTCCTTGTAAAACAACTAAGGCTTCTACAGCCGAGGGGAATCTGACTGTACTAATTGGTTCAATCATCCGCTCTAACCAAGCTGCAAAGCGTTTGGGTAATTGCACAACACTACGAAAGTCGATAGTAAGTTGACGATGTGGTAAGTCTGCGGGGGATTTACCTGTGAGCAAAAATAATAAAGTGGTTCCCAGTCCATACAAGTCTGTAGATAATACAGCCTGTCCGCGAAATTGTTCGGGAGCCATATAACCAAAGGTTCCGACAACGGTACTACCACCTGTTACAGTATTGTGATAGGTATCTTGAACTGCACCAAAATCTACCAGAAAAATTTGACCGTTTTCCTGACGGATAATATTTTGCGGCTTAATATCTCGATGAATTACAGGCGGGGTCAACTGTTGCAAATATACCAGAATTTCTAGCACTTGAGATGCGATCGCCTGGACTTCTTCAACGCTTGGTTTCCAACCTTGATTAACTAGCTCAAATAGAGATTGTCCTGGAGCTAGTTCTTGTACCAGATAAAAAGCATGGTTTTCATCTGTTTCTATTTCAAAATAATTCAAATATTGGGGAATCCCTGGATAGCTGAGGTTAGCCAAAATTTTTGCTTCGCGTGCAAATAATTCCAGCGCTTTCCAATCTTTGACGCGATGCAGAGAAAGTACCTTCAACGCTACAGGTTGATGAATTTGCAAATCCTCTGCCGCATAAGTAATACCCATTCCCCCATGTCCTAAAACACGCTGAATCTGATAGCGTCCAGCAATCACATCACCATAGTTATGTAAGGTGTTCATTCTCGCTTCCTATTGACTTTTTCGCTTTTCTAGTTCTTGCTGCCACTCACGCAGAAGTTGAGGATTAGATTCTTTATTTAGGGTT
Above is a genomic segment from Nostoc sp. MS1 containing:
- a CDS encoding SDR family NAD(P)-dependent oxidoreductase; this encodes MIAAPYRVALVTGASSGIGKVTATALASAGFTTYATARNLLALGDLAAKGCYILPLDITDEASMLATVQTIEAKHGAISVLINNAGYNQIGPLEELTMEDVRRQFETNVFGLLRMCQLVLPEMREQGYGRIINVGSIGGTFTTPGNGAYHASKYAVESFTDALRYEVKPFGVDVVLIQPTGVRTPFVEKLYVSMPRRGSDSPYAVLKQNIEAQIAQMFAGNAWGILTPTDVAKVIVEAAIVRRPRTRYQVGLSGKIFSLVRRLLPDRAWDALMSRMFPMGDVAAAKSRRKASPFEDFKAMN
- a CDS encoding TetR/AcrR family transcriptional regulator, which encodes MNAKANTGKSREQVLQLAEALFSERGYTAVTLRDIAEAFEVRQAALYYHFPEGKEQLFFEVIKRSFLRHGQGLNRAILQAEPHLSSQLNKMAEWLLSQPPLDMTRLARSDLPALSPEHAHALHELGNSSLVEPIGQVLTQAYERGEIRLVDAKLMATVFLSLIDTVHDMHRYKNIPKQVLAQDVIDILLDGMRRR
- a CDS encoding DUF1349 domain-containing protein, coding for MTEMKWYNEPATWNEQAGVICVNASAKTDFWQKTHYNFIRDNGNFYYQEVKGNFTVEVKVIGNYQALYDQAGLMIRENENIWLKCGIEYVEEVQNVSVVVTRDYSDWSVVPLLQPSNALWLRLERRVETVEVQYSLDGKNYQMLRLAYLTLAEIVQVGLMCASPQGDGFSVVFEDFRITQS
- a CDS encoding serine/threonine protein kinase: MNTLHNYGDVIAGRYQIQRVLGHGGMGITYAAEDLQIHQPVALKVLSLHRVKDWKALELFAREAKILANLSYPGIPQYLNYFEIETDENHAFYLVQELAPGQSLFELVNQGWKPSVEEVQAIASQVLEILVYLQQLTPPVIHRDIKPQNIIRQENGQIFLVDFGAVQDTYHNTVTGGSTVVGTFGYMAPEQFRGQAVLSTDLYGLGTTLLFLLTGKSPADLPHRQLTIDFRSVVQLPKRFAAWLERMIEPISTVRFPSAVEALVVLQGKQPLPPRASTYKRPKQSKIKLTTTTNKMTIDIPPLLLNSPQSLWLGLLPIFVCIPIFWITYAWIIEILEPKAEIDIGREWIFRLAILMTTFVPSACVICLYAAQSLFFSSAFGSRYEIEPFWKIQLTYCFGLFTLQLPSIRTKKNAKLQASVTPMQQEVAVIKNLNSYCTLAIAPLKINFGLFLNNSEKAWLVNEINAFAERHNNDQE